A genomic stretch from Etheostoma cragini isolate CJK2018 chromosome 8, CSU_Ecrag_1.0, whole genome shotgun sequence includes:
- the fan1 gene encoding fanconi-associated nuclease 1 encodes MTERANKDKLKRSLSLSKRKKKGNVKSGISASAVPTTPITSFFSSQPPPKLACPLCSQMVPRFKINEHIDLQCQNFERGDSSVASASNSSSIHLSPRRNPPKSPELDPKKEEETKETSPYFKRNNSRQVPTEIKGKSVVRTIDLGSLSSKLSMKSHKVPERTQTEDKHPQMCPENQIYSSEAFSSSQKENLSLEDKNNCVAVIDLTQTSADTPVEELSCSDKGCHVEYKPCKSETFEKQVAPKLRSSSSKLSKRKIGTTSTGRSDFRKKAKYEVNSREPEEVLSDLYVAESTDTDQLKTEVPSTTTCNPPLSSGETYSLTESGAKNISSDQVVESSHPPSLPYYLRNFRTVLQAVLENEDDRSLFNQDDMSPVQAFEKLSVMGQKLYVRLFQRKLKWLQVSKLDYEEICSDLGPVAQELVQGGFLQTESDLQDLGEALELLPAPELKALAKTFHLGNSGTQKQQLVHGLLRLSRQKSFFSLTPAQNNIGAVILKRAKQLASSCVRLCRGPRAVFSRILLLFSLTDTMEEEEVAGGGQSQLFTILLVNSGRLAFPDYTVQRTAKVFRDREDLIRYEASMRALQEVVSAMQGGQWEEAMELYTAAKSVWQELRKTHDLSHQEELPVFLRSFTTGWAYTRILSRGVEILQRLRRYEEAAEELRSLLSQSVCCPDSRGRWWDRLALNLHQHLKKPEQAICAIRDGLSDPLVRTGHKLSLHQRAVRMKESASLKKYHLHLKDLPTIQVQDVTHVTIRGQLFPHEGGNGKSRFLLAANGEGEESANATVICSVEELSLAHYRQEGFDQGIHGEGSTFSTLFALLLWDIIFMEGIPDVFRNPYQTCPLDLYTDCFYENRKEAIDARVQLLRESPVETLHDMLEEVWTSQEGKVCSLVNWERFSSLQQAQSLVSCLGGAFLGGVIKRMSKDYRHCRGGLPDLVVWNTSNNSYKLVEVKGPTDRLSQKQQIWLDELQKLGADVEVCHVTATGARGARLE; translated from the exons ATGACCGAGAGAGCcaacaaagacaaactcaaGCGAAGTTTGTCATTGTCCAAGCGTAAGAAGAAAGGAAACGTCAAAAGTGGGATTTCAGCCAGTGCTGTCCCCACAACTCCTATCACCTCATTCTTCAGCAGCCAGCCTCCACCTAAGCTGGCCTGCCCCCTGTGCTCCCAGATGGTACCGAGATTCAAGATCAATGAGCACATTGATTTGCAATGTCAGAACTTTGAGAGAGGAGACAGCAGTGTCGCCTCAGCAAGTAATAGTTCAAGCATCCACCTATCACCCAGAAGGAATCCCCCAAAGTCTCCAGAGCTGGAtccaaagaaagaagaagagaccAAAGAGACAAGCCCCTATTTCAAAAGGAATAATTCTCGGCAGGTGCCAACGGAGATAAAAGGAAAAAGTGTAGTCAGGACTATTGACTTGGGAAGTCTCTCCTCCAAGTTATCAATGAAATCTCATAAGGTACCTGAGAGGACACAGACAGAGGATAAACATCCACAGATGTGTCCTGAAAACCAGATATATTCTTCTGAGGCATTCAGCAGctcacagaaagaaaatctcagtttagaagacaaaaacaactgtgTGGCAGTCATTGACCTTACACAAACCAGTGCAGACACTCCAGTGGAAGAGCTTTCATGTTCAGACAAAGGATGTCATGTTGAATACAAACCTTGTAAATCAGAGacttttgaaaaacaagttGCTCCAAAGTTGcgctcttcttcctccaaactgTCAAAGAGAAAGATTGGAACAACTTCCACTGGCAGGTCTGatttcagaaagaaagcaaaatatGAGGTGAACAGCAGGGAGCCAGAGGAGGTGCTGTCTGACTTATATGTGGCAGAGAGTACTGATACGGACCAGCTTAAAACTGAGGTACCTTCTACCACTACTTGCAACCCCCCTCTGAGTTCAGGGGAAACGTATTCCCTGACAGAGTCGGGTGCTAAGAACATCAGCAGTGACCAGGTCGTCGAGAGCTCACATCCCCCATCTCTTCCGTACTACCTCCGGAACTTCCGGACTGTGCTACAGGCTGTCCTGGAAAATGAGGACGACAGGTCATTGTTTAACCAGGATGATATGTCACCCGTACAGGCATTTGAGAAACTCTCAG TCATGGGGCAGAAGCTGTATGTGAGACTCTTTCAGAGGAAACTGAAGTGGCTCCAAGTAAGTAAACTGGATTATGAAGAGATATGCAGTGATCTGGGACCTGTTGCTCAGGAGCTGGTTCAAGGTGGTTTTCTACAAACAG AGAGCGACCTTCAGGACTTAGGGGAGGCTCTGGAACTCCTGCCTGCTCCTGAACTCAAAGCTCTGGCTAAGACTTTCCATCTGGGAAATTCAGGGACTCAGAAACAACAGCTAGTCCACGGACTTCTCCGTCTAAGCAGGCAGAAGTCCTTCTTCTCTCTGACCCCTGCTCAGAACAACATCGGGGCTGTCATTCTCAAAAG GGCAAAGCAGCTGGCGAGTTCCTGTGTGCGCCTTTGTCGTGGTCCTCGGGCTGTCTTTTCGCGtattcttctcctcttctctctgacGGACACcatggaagaggaggaggtggcggGTGGTGGGCAGAGTCAGCTCTTCACCATTCTGCTGGTTAACTCGGGACGCCTGGCCTTCCCAGACTACACAGTGCAGCGCACAGCCAAGGTGTTCCGGGACAGAGAGGATCTTATTAG ATATGAAGCATCCATGCGAGCCCTGCAAGAGGTAGTCTCAGCTATGCAGGGAGGTCAGTGGGAAGAGGCCATGGAGCTCTACACTGCTGCCAAGAGTGTCTGGCAGGAGCTGAGGAAAACCCATGACCTCag TCACCAGGAGGAGCTGCCTGTGTTTCTGCGCAGCTTCACTACAGGATGGGCTTATACTCGGATCTTATCCAGAGGGGTAGAGATTTTGCAGAGGCTACGTCGCTATGAG GAGGCAGCAGAGGAGCTGCGGTCCTTACTGTCACAGTCCGTTTGCTGTCCTGACAGCCGAGGACGATGGTGGGACAGACTGGCGCTAAACCTTCACCAGCACCTAAAAAAACCTGAGCAA GCTATTTGTGCTATCAGAGATGGTCTGTCAGATCCTTTGGTGCGAACTGGACATAAACTTTCTCTTCATCAGAGAGCTGTGAGGATGAAAGAGTCTGCCAGCTTGAAGAAGTATCACCTGCACCTAAAAGACCTGCCCACTATTCAAGTCCAGGATGTCACACAT GTGACCATCCGGGGACAGTTGTTCCCTCATGAGGGGGGCAATGGGAAATCTAGGTTCCTTTTAGCAGCAaatggagagggagaagagagcgCTAATGCCACTGTTATATGCTCTGTGGAAGAGCTGTCTTTAGCACATTACCGTCAAGAAGGCTTCGACCAAG GGATCCATGGAGAGGGCTCAACATTCTCAACCTTGTTTGCTCTTCTGCTATGGGACATCATTTTTATGGAGGGTATTCCAGACGTTTTCAGAAATCCATACCAG aCATGTCCACTGGATCTTTACACTGACTGTTTCTATGAGAACAGAAAAGAGGCGATCGATGCTCGTGTGCAGTTACTAAGGGAGTCACCTGTGGAGACTTTGCATGACATGTTGGAAGAGGTCTGGACCTCCCAGGAGGGCAAAGTGTGTTCACTAGTCAACTGGGAGCGTTTCTCATCCCTTCAACAGGCGCAG TCTCTCGTTTCTTGCCTGGGTGGAGCCTTCTTAGGAGGGGTAATAAAACGAATGTCAAAAGACTATAGACACTGCCGTGGAGGTTTGCCCGATCTAGTGGTGTGGAACACCTCAAACAACAGCTACAAG CTGGTGGAGGTGAAGGGGCCCACTGATCGACTGTCTCAGAAGCAACAGATATGGCTGGATGAGCTGCAGAAGCTGGGGGCTGATGTGGAGGTGTGTCACGTGACAGCTACTGGAGCCAGAGGAGCTCGTCTGgaataa
- the apba2a gene encoding amyloid-beta A4 precursor protein-binding family A member 2, with the protein MAHGKRPGTITKILASSPPLCPGPGLIQQSQEEQQGLVKEASEEHPCTLTNDNYEQLTPPVPASHFYMSCDPSPEDMEDTCSEYDNVGSDVEQDYDEVLHLNRQCVVDTRYHKPYSPEDGGYIKYAVGENINQNSSAVDQFPPRPRHGKEISEGSQSDIKPYKKGHRFRSHCAPTAGDEAEREIEKGQENRFFFGGRDEIEEVLDGATFIEDLEETENSVQRQTSLCQDNENERIRKGGDERERVDGTQVARNPNIPGASKKCESSHMGSKDKERQGKGRGRRGAVEDIEHIVSGTKGCTTDSSEQRPKTWSKDGKKASVRTKARSGFSKQHPPPPPRHSHVQPPADTQKAPPRKETPPVPRLSPSSANSRESEPRVIKPSVAPHHTPEQQREPLEERQRRPEKPQQGEKPSPAVIPEDMSEQSRRPQCPEPVPVEERNTSKNTQEAASFPSFEDVPGPCEPEDLIDGIIFAANYLGCTQVLSDKNPSKSVRMSQAHEAVSRIKSQDEDSQMMTEVDLFISTKAVKVLNADTQETMMDSALRTISYIADIGSIVVLMARRRMSQASSVDFSESPDSASEGKSQYRMICSVFESEDAQLIAQSIGQAFSVAYREFLRANGINPTDLSQKQYSDIINSQEMYHDDLIHFSNSDNCKELHVEKQKGESLGVVIVESGWGSILPTVILASMLNSGPAARSGKLSVGDQIMSINDTSLVGLPLATCQGIIKGLKNQVKVKLSIVSCPPVTTVLIKRPDLKFQLGFSVQNGIICSLMRGGIAERGGVRVGHRIIEINGQSVVAMAHEKIVQTLSVSVGEINMKTMPAVMFRLLTGQETPIYI; encoded by the exons ATGGCTCATGGAAAAAGGCCAGGCACCATTACCAAGATATTGGCTTCCAGCCCTCCACTGTGCCCCGGTCCAGGACTCATTCAACAGAGCCAAGAAGAGCAGCAAGGTTTGGTGAAGGAGGCATCTGAGGAACATCCATGTACCTTAACGAATGATAACTATGAGCAGCTAACTCCTCCTGTCCCCGCAAGCCACTTTTACATGAGTTGTGACCCTAGTCCtgaggacatggaggacaccTGCTCTGAGTACGACAACGTGGGCTCTGATGTGGAGCAGGACTACGATGAGGTGCTGCATTTAAACAGACAGTGCGTTGTGGACACAAGGTACCACAAACCATACTCTCCTGAGGATGGTGGCTATATAAAGTATGCAGTAGGTGAAAATATTAATCagaacagcagtgctgttgaccAGTTCCCTCCCAGGCCTCGTCACGGCAAAGAAATATCTGAGGGATCACAATCAGACATTAAGCCTTACAAGAAGGGCCATCGCTTTAGGTCACATTGTGCTCCGACTGCTGGCGATGAAGCCGAGAGGGAGATAGAAAAGGGCCAGGAGAACAGGTTCTTCTTCGGTGGTAGAGATGAGATAGAAGAGGTGCTGGATGGGGCCACATTTATAGAGGATTTAGAGGAGACAGAGAACAGTGTTCAAAGGCAGACTAGCCTTTGTCAGGATAATGAGAATGAAAGAATCAGAAAGGGAGgtgatgaaagagaaagagtagACGGCACCCAAGTCGCAAGAAACCCTAATATCCCAGGAGCCAGTAAGAAGTGTGAGTCGTCTCACATGGGTTCAAAGGATAAGGAGAGGCAGGGTAAGGGACGAGGAAGGAGGGGAGCGGTAGAGGACATTGAGCATATTGTTTCTGGGACCAAAGGATGCACCACCGACAGCTCTGAACAGCGTCCAAAGACTTGGTCAAAGGACGGCAAAAAAGCCTCTGTGCGGACCAAAGCTAGGTCTGGTTTCAGTAAGCAacatcctcctccaccacctcgtCATTCCCATGTTCAGCCGCCGGCTGACACTCAGAAGGCCCCGCCTCGTAAAGAGACTCCTCCTGTTCCCAGACTCAGTCCTTCCTCTGCTAACAGCCGGGAGAGCGAACCCAGGGTTATCAAACCATCCGTGGCTCCTCATCACACACCAGAACAACAGAGGGAGCCTCTTGAGGAGAGGCAGAGACGGCCAGAGAAACCCCAGCAG GGTGAGAAACCAAGCCCAGCTGTGATACCTGAGGACATGTCAGAGCAGTCGAGGAGGCCTCAGTGTCCAGAGCCCGTCCCTGTGGAGGAGAGGAACACATCCAAG aACACACAGGAAGCAGCTTCTTTCCCCAGCTTTGAGGATG TCCCAGGTCCCTGTGAGCCAGAGGATCTTATTGATGGGATCATCTTTGCTGCAAACTACCTTGGCTGCACTCAGGTGTTGTCTGATAAAAATCCATCCAAGTCTGTCCGCATGTCCCAAGCCCATGAAGCTGTCAGTCGTATCAAG AGCCAAGATGAAGACTCTCAAATGATGACAGAAGTGGACCTGTTTATTTCCACTAAAGCTGTCAAAGTGCTGAATGCTGACACACAG GAGACAATGATGGACAGTGCCTTGCGGACCATCTCCTATATTGCAGACATTGGCAGTATTGTGGTTCTGATGGCACGTAGGCGCATGTCTCAGGCCTCATCAGTGGATTTCTCTGAATCTCCTGACTCTGCCAGCGAAGGGAAGAGTCAGTACAGGATGATCTGCTCTGTATTTGAGTCAGAGGAT GCACAGCTCATTGCACAGTCCATCGGTCAGGCTTTTAGCGTGGCCTACAGAGAATTCCTGCGAGCCAATGGCATCAACCCGACCGACTTGAGCCAGAAACAATACAGTGACATCATCAACTCCCAGGAAATGTACCACGATGACCTCATCCATTTCTCCAACTCAGACAACTGTAAAGAg CTGCATGTGGAGAAGCAGAAAGGGGAGAGCCTAGGCGTGGTGATTGTGGAGTCTGGTTGGGGCTCCATTCTGCCCACCGTCATCCTGGCCAGTATGTTGAACAGCGGCCCTGCGGCTCGCTCAGGAAAACTCAGTGTTGGGGACCAGATTATGTCCATCAATGACACAAGCCTGGTGGGGCTGCCACTTGCCACGTGTCAGGGCATCATCAAG ggtCTGAAGAACCAGGTGAAGGTAAAGCTGAGTATTGTGAGCTGCCCTCCTGTCACCACTGTCCTCATCAAGAGACCTGATCTCAAGTTCCAGCTTGGTTTCAGTGTGCAGAATGGCATT ATCTGCAGTCTTATGCGAGGTGGCATAGCTGAGCGAGGCGGTGTTCGCGTTGGACACAGAATCATTGAGATAAATGGTCAGAGTGTTGTCGCCATGGCACATGAGAAGATTGTTCAAACCCTGTCTGTCTCAGTGGGTGAG ATCAACATGAAGACGATGCCTGCTGTGATGTTCAGACTGCTGACAGGTCAGGAGACGCCTATCTACATATAG